Proteins encoded within one genomic window of Alcanivorax sp. REN37:
- the atpG gene encoding F0F1 ATP synthase subunit gamma, producing the protein MAGAKEVRTKIASVQSTRKITRAMEMVAASKMRRAQERMAASKPYATHIRNVIAHLANAETEYRHPYLREREVKKVAYIVVSSDRGLCGGLNVNLFKALVRDARQWSEQGVQVQYAAVGSKAIGFFRSFGGNLVSTVSGLGDTPHLGDLVGSIKVLADAFEAGEVDRVYLVYNEFVNTMTQSPLVQQLLPLKSGDESDFKKPTGQRWDYIYEPSAQVLIDGLLKRFVESQVYQGVVENNACEQAARMVAMKAATDNAGDLIRDLQLLYNKARQAAITQEINEIVSGAAAV; encoded by the coding sequence ATGGCCGGCGCGAAAGAGGTTCGTACCAAAATCGCAAGTGTCCAGAGCACGCGGAAAATCACCCGTGCCATGGAGATGGTTGCCGCCAGTAAGATGCGTCGCGCGCAGGAGCGCATGGCGGCTTCCAAGCCCTATGCCACCCACATCCGCAACGTCATCGCTCACCTGGCCAACGCGGAAACCGAGTACCGTCACCCTTACCTGCGCGAGCGCGAGGTGAAAAAAGTGGCGTACATCGTGGTCAGCAGTGACCGCGGTCTCTGTGGCGGCTTGAACGTGAACCTGTTCAAGGCCCTGGTGCGCGATGCGCGCCAGTGGTCTGAGCAGGGCGTTCAGGTGCAGTACGCAGCGGTCGGCAGCAAGGCGATCGGCTTCTTCCGCAGCTTCGGTGGCAACTTGGTTTCCACCGTCAGCGGCCTCGGCGACACCCCGCACCTGGGGGACCTGGTCGGGTCCATCAAGGTGTTGGCGGATGCTTTCGAAGCGGGTGAAGTGGATCGCGTGTACTTGGTGTACAACGAGTTCGTGAACACCATGACCCAGAGCCCGCTGGTGCAGCAATTGCTGCCCCTGAAGTCCGGTGACGAGTCAGACTTCAAGAAACCCACGGGCCAGCGTTGGGATTACATCTACGAGCCCTCCGCCCAGGTGCTCATTGACGGCCTGCTCAAGCGGTTCGTCGAGTCTCAGGTGTATCAAGGTGTGGTTGAGAACAATGCCTGTGAACAGGCCGCCCGAATGGTGGCCATGAAGGCAGCGACCGACAACGCCGGCGACCTGATTCGTGATCTCCAGCTCCTGTATAACAAGGCGCGCCAGGCCGCCATTACGCAGGAGATTAACGAAATTGTGAGTGGCGCCGCTGCGGTTTGA
- the atpE gene encoding F0F1 ATP synthase subunit C, protein MEGINLLAAAIVAGLAAIGAGVGFGLMGGRFLESIARQPELTPMLQVRMFIIAGLLDAVPIICVAIAFLLIFQ, encoded by the coding sequence ATGGAAGGTATCAACCTGCTTGCAGCTGCAATCGTAGCTGGTCTGGCCGCCATCGGCGCCGGTGTTGGCTTCGGTCTGATGGGTGGCCGTTTCCTCGAGAGCATCGCGCGCCAGCCGGAACTGACCCCGATGCTGCAAGTGCGCATGTTCATCATCGCTGGTCTGCTGGATGCTGTTCCGATTATCTGTGTCGCTATCGCGTTCCTGTTGATCTTCCAATAA
- the atpB gene encoding F0F1 ATP synthase subunit A, whose amino-acid sequence MATETASMAHGETQHTVNEYIQHHLTNLTWGKVPEGAALCDGSVAQEGQWMLAKCATEVDAMGFWAFHVDSLAWSGIVGALFILIFSLVARRATAGVPSGFINFVETVVEFVDTSVRDTFNGQSKLIAPLALTVFCWIFMMASIKLLPVDTALGFQTMLGLDYLKIVPVVDPNITLAMSFSVFVMMIVFSVMNKGVGGFFAELAFHPFETKNPVFKIVLMPINLFLEIVSLLAKPVSLGLRLFGNMFAGEFVFILLAAMLGYWQFLGAVPWAIFHLLVVPLQSFLFMILTIVYLSMASEKH is encoded by the coding sequence ATGGCAACTGAAACGGCCTCCATGGCACACGGCGAAACGCAGCACACCGTCAATGAGTACATCCAGCACCATTTGACCAACCTCACCTGGGGGAAGGTGCCGGAAGGCGCCGCACTCTGTGATGGTTCAGTGGCGCAAGAAGGCCAGTGGATGCTGGCAAAGTGTGCGACTGAAGTGGACGCCATGGGCTTCTGGGCCTTTCACGTCGACAGCCTGGCCTGGTCCGGCATCGTCGGTGCCTTGTTCATCCTGATCTTCTCCTTGGTGGCTCGTCGTGCCACCGCTGGTGTCCCCTCTGGGTTCATCAACTTCGTCGAAACCGTGGTCGAATTCGTCGACACCTCCGTACGCGATACCTTCAATGGCCAGAGCAAGCTGATTGCGCCGCTGGCACTGACGGTGTTCTGCTGGATCTTCATGATGGCGTCCATCAAGTTGCTGCCGGTGGACACCGCGCTCGGCTTCCAGACCATGCTCGGCCTCGATTACCTGAAGATCGTGCCGGTGGTTGACCCCAACATCACCCTCGCCATGTCGTTCTCGGTGTTTGTGATGATGATTGTGTTCTCGGTGATGAACAAAGGCGTGGGCGGCTTCTTCGCAGAGCTGGCATTCCACCCATTCGAGACCAAGAACCCGGTGTTCAAGATCGTGCTGATGCCGATCAACCTGTTCCTGGAAATCGTTTCCCTGCTGGCCAAGCCGGTGTCGCTCGGTCTGCGTCTGTTCGGCAACATGTTTGCCGGCGAATTCGTGTTCATCCTGCTGGCGGCCATGTTGGGTTACTGGCAGTTCCTCGGCGCGGTGCCGTGGGCGATCTTCCACCTGCTGGTGGTGCCGCTGCAGTCGTTCCTGTTCATGATCCTGACCATCGTCTACCTGAGCATGGCCAGCGAGAAACATTGA
- the rsmG gene encoding 16S rRNA (guanine(527)-N(7))-methyltransferase RsmG, with amino-acid sequence MKAVAQRLAAGVAALGVSLSDAQQQQLVDYVALLHKWNRAFNLTAVRDPQEMVTRHILDALAVLPWLGSGSTLDVGTGGGIPGIVLAIARPQQSFVLLDSNGKKTRFVRQAALELGLANVEVVQARVEQYRNGASQVISRAFASLVDMVSVTGHLLEDGGHLLAMKGALVEQEIAALPPQWQTEAVELSVPGLAEARYLVVLQPAPQRIFQGDCA; translated from the coding sequence GTGAAGGCGGTTGCCCAGCGCCTGGCGGCCGGCGTGGCCGCTCTGGGAGTGTCGCTGTCTGACGCCCAGCAACAACAGTTGGTCGATTACGTCGCCCTGCTCCACAAGTGGAACCGCGCGTTTAACCTCACCGCGGTGCGGGATCCGCAGGAAATGGTGACCCGCCATATCCTCGATGCGTTGGCGGTGCTGCCGTGGCTTGGCAGCGGCTCGACCCTGGATGTGGGCACCGGCGGCGGCATTCCCGGCATCGTGCTGGCGATTGCGCGGCCGCAGCAATCCTTTGTGTTGCTCGACAGCAACGGCAAGAAGACCCGTTTTGTGCGCCAGGCAGCACTGGAGCTGGGGCTAGCCAATGTCGAGGTTGTGCAGGCCCGTGTGGAACAGTACCGTAATGGCGCGTCGCAGGTGATATCGCGCGCCTTCGCTTCCCTCGTCGACATGGTTTCCGTGACCGGCCATTTGCTGGAGGACGGCGGCCATCTGCTCGCTATGAAGGGTGCCTTGGTGGAGCAAGAAATTGCCGCCTTGCCGCCGCAGTGGCAGACCGAGGCGGTGGAGCTGAGCGTCCCCGGCCTGGCCGAAGCCCGTTATTTGGTAGTGCTGCAACCCGCGCCGCAGCGGATTTTCCAGGGAGATTGTGCGTGA
- a CDS encoding ParB/RepB/Spo0J family partition protein yields the protein MAAKRKGGLSKGLDALLSQSAARSAPAGREQVSLDDDSVAPVSAERPPQDGELRKLPVELMQRGRYQPRRDMSPDALEELAESIRAQGVMQPIVVRPIGDKRYEIIAGERRWRAAQLAGLAEIPAVIREVADDAAIAMALIENIQREDLNPMEEALALARLKDEFNLTHQQVADAVGKSRAMVTNLLRLISLEDEVRKLLEHGDLEMGHARALLSLTGASQVDAARMVVARGLNVRQTEALVRDYDKQRAAATPPSREDPDVRRLLNDLSDRLGAPVALKQLGGGKGRLVISYNSLDELDGILSHIK from the coding sequence ATGGCCGCAAAACGCAAAGGGGGCCTGAGCAAGGGCCTGGATGCACTCTTGAGCCAGAGCGCGGCGCGCAGCGCCCCAGCCGGCCGTGAGCAGGTCAGCCTCGACGACGATAGCGTGGCGCCAGTTAGCGCAGAACGGCCGCCGCAGGATGGTGAGCTGCGCAAGCTGCCGGTGGAGTTGATGCAGCGCGGCCGCTACCAGCCGCGTCGTGATATGTCGCCGGATGCGCTGGAAGAGTTGGCCGAGTCAATTCGAGCCCAGGGTGTGATGCAGCCGATCGTGGTGCGTCCGATCGGCGATAAACGCTACGAGATCATCGCCGGCGAGCGCCGCTGGCGGGCGGCACAGCTGGCCGGTTTGGCGGAAATCCCGGCCGTTATCCGCGAAGTAGCCGACGATGCCGCCATTGCCATGGCGTTGATCGAGAACATCCAGCGCGAAGACCTCAATCCGATGGAAGAAGCGCTGGCGTTGGCGCGCCTGAAAGACGAGTTCAATCTGACTCACCAGCAGGTGGCAGACGCGGTGGGCAAGTCGCGCGCCATGGTCACCAACCTGCTGCGGTTGATCAGCCTTGAGGACGAAGTGCGCAAGCTGCTGGAGCACGGCGACCTGGAGATGGGCCATGCGCGGGCGCTGTTGTCGCTCACCGGCGCCAGCCAAGTAGATGCGGCACGCATGGTGGTCGCGCGCGGGCTGAACGTACGCCAAACCGAAGCCTTGGTGCGCGACTACGACAAGCAGCGCGCAGCGGCCACGCCGCCGTCACGGGAAGATCCGGATGTGCGCCGGCTGCTCAACGACCTGTCCGATCGCCTCGGGGCGCCGGTGGCCCTCAAGCAGTTGGGCGGTGGCAAGGGGCGGCTGGTAATCAGCTATAACAGCCTCGACGAATTGGACGGCATCCTCAGCCACATCAAATGA
- the atpA gene encoding F0F1 ATP synthase subunit alpha, with protein MQQLNPSEISEIIKQRIAKLDVSTQARNEGTVVSVSDGIVRIHGLADVMYGEMIEFEGGMYGMALNLERDSVGAVVLGDYLGVAEGQKVKCTSRVLEVPVGPELLGRVVDALGNPIDGKGPLNTQLTEPVEKVAPGVIWRKSVDEPVQTGIKAIDAMTPVGRGQRELIIGDRQIGKTAIAVDTIINQRDSGIKCIYVAIGQKQSTIANVVRKLEEHGALKNTIIVAASASDPAAMQYLAPFAGCSMGEYFRDRGEDALIVYDDLTKQAWAYRQISLLLRRPPGREAYPGDVFYLHSRLLERAARVSEEYVEQYTKGEVKGQTGSLTALPIIETQAGDVSAFVPTNVISITDGQIFVESDMFNAGLRPAMNAGISVSRVGGAAQTKIIKKLGGGVRLALAQYRELAAFAQFASDLDEATRAQLEHGQRATELMKQKQFSPMSVAEMGVSLYAMNEGFLKDVALDKIGSFEASLLSYMLSEHKALMDKINEKGDFNAEIESGIKEAIEKFKATQTW; from the coding sequence ATGCAGCAACTCAACCCGTCTGAAATCAGTGAGATCATCAAGCAGCGCATCGCCAAGCTTGATGTCTCCACCCAGGCGCGCAATGAAGGAACGGTGGTGTCCGTTTCTGACGGTATCGTTCGCATCCACGGCCTGGCCGACGTGATGTACGGCGAAATGATCGAGTTTGAGGGCGGCATGTACGGCATGGCCCTCAACTTGGAGCGTGACTCCGTGGGCGCGGTAGTGCTCGGCGATTACCTCGGCGTAGCAGAAGGCCAAAAGGTCAAATGCACCAGCCGCGTACTCGAAGTGCCGGTGGGTCCGGAATTGCTCGGTCGCGTGGTAGACGCACTGGGTAACCCGATCGATGGCAAAGGTCCGCTGAACACCCAACTCACTGAACCGGTAGAAAAGGTTGCGCCGGGCGTGATTTGGCGTAAGTCAGTGGATGAGCCGGTGCAGACCGGTATCAAAGCCATCGACGCTATGACCCCGGTTGGCCGTGGCCAGCGTGAGCTGATCATCGGTGACCGTCAGATCGGTAAGACCGCCATCGCGGTCGATACCATCATCAACCAGCGCGATTCCGGCATTAAGTGCATCTACGTTGCGATCGGACAGAAGCAGTCCACCATCGCCAACGTAGTACGCAAGCTGGAAGAGCACGGTGCGCTGAAGAACACCATCATCGTGGCGGCATCCGCGTCCGATCCGGCGGCCATGCAGTACCTGGCCCCGTTCGCCGGCTGCTCCATGGGTGAGTACTTCCGCGACCGCGGCGAAGACGCCCTGATCGTGTACGACGACCTGACCAAGCAAGCTTGGGCATACCGTCAGATCTCCCTGCTGCTGCGCCGCCCGCCGGGCCGCGAAGCTTACCCTGGCGACGTGTTCTACCTGCACTCCCGTCTGTTGGAGCGCGCTGCCCGTGTGAGCGAAGAGTATGTGGAGCAGTACACCAAGGGCGAAGTGAAAGGCCAAACCGGTTCCCTGACCGCGCTGCCGATCATTGAAACCCAAGCCGGTGACGTGTCCGCCTTCGTACCGACCAACGTGATCTCCATCACCGATGGCCAGATCTTCGTTGAGTCCGACATGTTCAACGCCGGTCTGCGTCCGGCCATGAACGCCGGTATCTCGGTATCCCGGGTAGGTGGTGCGGCGCAAACCAAGATCATCAAGAAACTCGGTGGCGGTGTGCGTCTGGCACTGGCTCAGTACCGTGAGCTGGCAGCGTTTGCCCAGTTCGCCTCGGACCTGGATGAAGCCACCCGTGCTCAGTTGGAGCATGGTCAGCGCGCCACCGAGCTGATGAAGCAGAAGCAGTTCAGCCCGATGTCCGTGGCCGAGATGGGTGTGTCCCTGTACGCCATGAACGAAGGCTTCCTGAAAGATGTGGCACTGGACAAGATTGGCAGCTTCGAAGCCAGCCTGCTGTCCTACATGCTCAGCGAGCACAAGGCGCTGATGGACAAGATCAACGAAAAAGGCGATTTCAACGCCGAGATCGAGTCCGGCATCAAGGAAGCCATCGAGAAGTTCAAGGCTACCCAGACCTGGTAA
- a CDS encoding F0F1 ATP synthase subunit B: MNINATLLGQVIWFALFVLFCMKFVWPPITRALSERKQKIADGLSAADRAQRDLELAQAKATDSLKEAKDKAAEIIDAANRRANQILEEAKGNAVAEGARLIEKAQADIEQEINQAREQLRKEVSVLVLQGAEQVLRAEVNRDAHKQLLEQLAAEL; the protein is encoded by the coding sequence ATGAACATTAATGCAACACTGCTTGGCCAAGTCATCTGGTTCGCCCTGTTTGTGCTGTTCTGCATGAAGTTCGTTTGGCCGCCCATCACCCGGGCCCTGAGCGAGCGTAAGCAGAAGATTGCCGACGGCCTGAGTGCCGCGGATCGAGCGCAACGCGATCTGGAGCTGGCGCAAGCGAAGGCCACCGACAGCCTCAAAGAGGCGAAGGACAAGGCCGCCGAGATCATTGACGCAGCGAACCGTCGCGCCAACCAGATCCTTGAAGAAGCGAAGGGCAATGCCGTCGCTGAAGGTGCCCGCCTGATCGAGAAGGCTCAAGCGGACATCGAACAAGAGATCAACCAGGCTCGTGAACAGCTCCGCAAGGAAGTGTCCGTGCTGGTGCTGCAAGGGGCCGAACAGGTTCTGCGTGCTGAAGTGAATCGGGATGCACACAAGCAGCTGCTCGAGCAGCTGGCGGCCGAACTCTGA
- a CDS encoding F0F1 ATP synthase subunit delta, protein MAELTTIARPYAKAAFRFAQDAGVTAQWENMLALAAAVSEQPAMRAWLQQPQLTASDKAQALLEVCGSDALDEPARNFITQLAEYGRLALLPAILELFHELLAAQDAFVDAEIVSADVLEEAEVERLVSSLKQRLGRDVRVTTRVDASLIGGVLVRAGDTVIDGSVRGRLARLAEQLNS, encoded by the coding sequence ATGGCTGAATTGACCACCATCGCTCGCCCCTACGCCAAGGCCGCGTTCCGGTTCGCCCAGGACGCAGGTGTTACGGCGCAGTGGGAAAACATGCTGGCGCTGGCTGCGGCAGTGTCCGAACAGCCGGCCATGCGCGCATGGCTGCAACAGCCGCAGCTGACCGCTTCTGACAAGGCCCAGGCCTTGCTCGAAGTGTGCGGCAGCGACGCGCTGGACGAGCCGGCACGTAACTTCATCACCCAGCTTGCCGAGTACGGCCGCCTGGCCCTGCTTCCGGCGATCCTGGAGCTGTTCCACGAACTGTTGGCGGCTCAGGATGCATTCGTCGACGCAGAAATCGTCTCGGCGGACGTGCTGGAAGAAGCCGAAGTCGAGCGGCTGGTGAGCAGTCTGAAACAGCGCCTGGGCCGGGATGTGCGAGTCACAACGCGTGTTGACGCATCCCTGATCGGCGGCGTCCTCGTTCGCGCGGGCGACACAGTGATTGACGGCAGTGTGCGCGGCAGATTGGCCCGCCTGGCCGAGCAACTGAACTCTTGA
- the mnmG gene encoding tRNA uridine-5-carboxymethylaminomethyl(34) synthesis enzyme MnmG: MDFSKRFGVIVVGGGHAGTEAALAAARMGVDTLLLTHNIETLGQMSCNPAIGGIGKSHLVREIDALGGAMARATDRAGIQFRVLNARKGPAVRATRAQADRVLYKAAIRSMLENQPHLTLFQQAVDDLIIEQDRCVGVVTTMGLRFHAQAVVLTVGTFLGGRIHIGLDNEPGGRAGDPPSNALSRRLRELPFRVDRLKTGTPPRIDGNSVDFSVMEQQWGDDPLPVMSYLGDVAEHPQQVCCYITHTNEQTHDIIRSGFDRSPMFTGVIEGVGPRYCPSIEDKVNRYPDKDSHQIFVEPEGLTTHELYPNGISTSLPFDIQLAAVRSIRGFEQAHITRPGYAIEYDYFNPQDLKHSLETRFMPGLFFAGQINGTTGYEEAGAQGLLAGLNAARMAQDQECWFPQRDEAYIGVLVDDLITLGTQEPYRMFTSRAEYRLLLREDNADLRLTETGRKLGLVDDQRWAAFCAKRDGAVSDAERLRSHWVRPGTADAEAVNPLLGTPLAHEYNLMDLLKRPEVDYPTLLGAVGLPLADAAVAEQVEILAKYAGYIERQQGEVARLRAAETTPLPADLDYGQVSGLSNEVRQKLEAVRPTTLGQAGRVPGVTPAAISLLLVHLKKTALGRAGTAS, encoded by the coding sequence ATGGATTTCTCCAAGCGTTTCGGCGTGATCGTGGTGGGTGGCGGTCATGCCGGCACCGAGGCGGCGTTGGCCGCTGCCCGCATGGGGGTCGACACCCTGCTGCTGACCCACAACATCGAAACCCTCGGCCAGATGAGCTGCAACCCGGCCATTGGCGGGATCGGCAAGAGCCATCTGGTGCGCGAGATTGACGCCCTCGGCGGCGCCATGGCGCGCGCCACCGACCGCGCCGGCATCCAGTTTCGCGTGCTCAATGCCCGCAAGGGCCCGGCCGTGCGCGCCACCCGTGCCCAGGCTGACCGTGTCCTATATAAGGCGGCCATCCGCAGCATGCTGGAAAATCAGCCGCACCTGACGCTGTTCCAGCAGGCGGTGGATGACCTGATCATCGAGCAGGACCGCTGTGTCGGCGTGGTCACCACCATGGGGCTGCGCTTCCATGCTCAGGCGGTGGTGCTCACGGTGGGTACTTTCCTCGGTGGCCGCATCCATATCGGCCTCGACAATGAACCCGGCGGCCGTGCCGGCGACCCGCCCTCCAACGCGCTGTCGCGGCGGCTGCGGGAGTTGCCGTTCCGCGTGGACCGGCTTAAGACCGGCACCCCACCGCGTATCGACGGCAACAGCGTGGATTTCTCTGTGATGGAACAGCAGTGGGGCGACGACCCGCTGCCGGTAATGAGCTACCTCGGCGATGTCGCTGAGCACCCACAGCAGGTGTGCTGCTACATCACCCATACCAATGAGCAGACCCACGACATCATCCGCAGCGGCTTCGACCGCTCGCCGATGTTCACCGGCGTCATTGAGGGTGTTGGCCCGCGTTACTGCCCGAGCATTGAAGACAAGGTGAATCGCTACCCGGACAAGGATTCGCACCAGATCTTCGTGGAACCGGAAGGGCTGACCACTCACGAGCTGTACCCGAACGGTATCTCCACCAGCTTGCCGTTTGATATTCAGCTGGCGGCGGTGCGTTCGATCCGCGGTTTCGAGCAGGCGCACATCACCCGCCCGGGCTATGCCATCGAATACGACTACTTCAATCCGCAGGACCTGAAGCATTCACTGGAAACCCGCTTCATGCCGGGACTGTTCTTCGCCGGCCAGATCAACGGCACCACCGGTTATGAAGAGGCCGGCGCGCAGGGTCTGCTGGCGGGTCTGAACGCAGCGCGCATGGCGCAGGATCAGGAGTGCTGGTTCCCGCAGCGTGACGAAGCCTACATCGGCGTACTGGTAGACGACCTCATCACTCTCGGCACCCAGGAGCCGTACCGCATGTTCACCAGCCGGGCCGAATACCGGTTGCTGCTGCGCGAAGACAACGCCGACCTGCGGCTGACGGAGACGGGCCGCAAGCTGGGCCTGGTAGATGACCAGCGCTGGGCAGCGTTCTGCGCCAAGCGCGACGGCGCTGTCAGCGATGCCGAGCGTCTGCGCAGCCATTGGGTGCGTCCGGGCACCGCTGATGCCGAGGCAGTGAATCCGCTGCTGGGCACGCCGCTGGCTCACGAATACAACCTGATGGACCTGCTCAAGCGGCCGGAAGTGGATTACCCGACCCTGCTCGGGGCAGTGGGGCTGCCGCTGGCTGATGCCGCGGTGGCAGAACAGGTGGAAATCCTCGCCAAATATGCCGGCTACATCGAGCGCCAGCAGGGGGAAGTGGCGCGTTTGCGCGCGGCGGAGACGACGCCGCTGCCCGCTGATCTCGACTACGGGCAAGTCAGCGGTTTATCCAACGAGGTGCGTCAAAAATTGGAAGCAGTGCGCCCGACCACGCTCGGCCAGGCCGGGCGGGTACCGGGGGTGACCCCGGCTGCGATCTCGCTGTTGCTGGTGCACCTGAAAAAGACCGCACTGGGCCGCGCTGGAACCGCGTCGTGA
- a CDS encoding ParA family protein has translation MTTVFAIANQKGGVGKTTTSVNLAASLAATRKKVLLVDIDPQGNATSGSGVDKYDVPHTIYDVLVEGLPVEQAVVTTPEQSGFDLLAANGDLTAAEVQMLDLEAKEYRLRDALAPVMDRYDFILIDCPPSLNMLTVNSLAAATSVIVPIQCEYYALEGLTALLQTIEKISAVLNPSLHIGGLLRTMYDPRNSLSNDVSNQLITHFGDRVYRTIIPRNVRLAEAPSHGAPVITYDVKSRGAISYMALAGEILRREQTLRQQARARATENQE, from the coding sequence GTGACCACGGTGTTTGCCATTGCCAACCAGAAAGGCGGGGTCGGGAAGACCACCACCAGCGTGAACTTGGCCGCCTCGTTGGCCGCCACCCGTAAGAAAGTGCTGCTGGTGGATATCGATCCGCAGGGCAATGCCACCTCCGGTTCCGGGGTCGACAAGTACGATGTGCCGCACACCATCTACGATGTGCTGGTGGAAGGCCTGCCGGTGGAGCAGGCGGTGGTGACCACTCCAGAGCAGTCCGGTTTTGATCTGCTGGCGGCTAATGGTGACCTCACCGCCGCCGAGGTGCAGATGTTGGACCTCGAGGCCAAGGAATACCGACTGCGCGATGCGCTGGCGCCGGTGATGGACCGTTACGACTTCATCCTCATCGACTGCCCGCCGTCGCTGAACATGTTGACCGTGAACAGCCTGGCGGCGGCCACCTCGGTGATTGTGCCGATCCAGTGCGAGTACTACGCCCTTGAAGGTCTGACCGCACTGCTGCAGACCATTGAGAAGATCAGTGCGGTGCTGAACCCGTCGCTGCATATTGGCGGTTTGCTGCGCACCATGTATGACCCGCGCAACAGTTTGTCCAATGATGTCTCCAACCAGCTGATCACCCACTTCGGTGATCGGGTGTACCGCACCATCATCCCCCGCAACGTGCGGCTGGCTGAAGCGCCCAGCCACGGTGCACCGGTGATTACTTACGACGTCAAGTCCCGGGGCGCCATCAGTTATATGGCATTGGCCGGTGAAATCCTGCGCCGCGAGCAGACGCTGCGGCAGCAGGCCCGAGCCCGCGCCACCGAAAACCAGGAGTAA
- a CDS encoding ATP synthase subunit I, whose product MFAQLVAMLVMAVACALLFGPFSGLAAFWGGAICLLAHAWAGYQMWLHPRLRIPRHQAGSAIRAEMGKVAITLLLFWLSFSEWPLLREQLAAGTLLTGFFVTQVAGWIWLVRATGAAAPPGSGNNTLDG is encoded by the coding sequence ATGTTTGCGCAGCTGGTCGCGATGCTGGTGATGGCGGTGGCGTGCGCGCTCCTCTTCGGTCCCTTTAGCGGACTGGCGGCCTTTTGGGGCGGTGCTATTTGTCTTTTGGCACATGCCTGGGCCGGCTATCAGATGTGGCTGCACCCGCGTTTGCGCATTCCACGACATCAGGCGGGATCGGCTATCCGTGCAGAAATGGGCAAGGTGGCCATCACGCTGTTGTTGTTTTGGCTGTCATTCAGTGAATGGCCGCTGCTGCGTGAACAGTTGGCGGCAGGCACGCTCCTGACAGGATTCTTTGTGACACAAGTCGCCGGCTGGATCTGGCTGGTGCGCGCGACCGGCGCTGCGGCTCCTCCGGGCTCCGGCAACAATACGCTCGATGGTTAG